A section of the Triticum dicoccoides isolate Atlit2015 ecotype Zavitan chromosome 7A, WEW_v2.0, whole genome shotgun sequence genome encodes:
- the LOC119331121 gene encoding carbon catabolite repressor protein 4 homolog 3-like: MAYNPSRARLSPPAPAAPRPRKRGRSPSAPGAAVWRASAYVAPFDHRRRWQDPAGASGRVWQGYHAPHAPVPYRRWVFADEASTSGSDACTIMSYNILADNNARNHPDLYLDVPWDALRWDSRRRLIIHEIRHWDSDLVCLQEVDRFREIAAEMKNRGYECSFKGRTGDAKDGCATFWKSERLRLLEEDSIDFSEFNLRNNVAQVLVFELNGTQKFVLGNIHVLFNPKRGDVKMGQVRMLLERANALAGKWDGIPIVLAGDFNSTPESAIYKFLSTMKLNVSLHDRRQLSGLDSSEFGLYCSLLNYGWSDEEVRNATGSSNVMVASHPLKLSSSYAMLKGNSSNRGYHGEPLATSYHKKFLGTVDYLWYTPGLECSRVLDTLPVDALRRTRGLPTREMGSDHLPIVAEFIFSEQIRDASEQEDESDQDESAREASTSKHIYFSDSDS; the protein is encoded by the exons ATGGCGTACAACCCTTCGCGCGCGCGCCTCTCGCCGCCAGCTCCCGCGGCCCCTCGCCCCAGGAAGCGCGGACGCTCTCCCTCTGCTCCCGGCGCGGCGGTGTGGCGCGCGTCCGCATACGTCGCTCCTTTCGACCACCGCCGCCGCTGGCAGGACCCCGCAGGCGCGTCTGGCCGCGTCTGGCAGGGGTACCACGCGCCACATGCTCCGGTGCCCTACCGGCGGTGGGTCTTCGCGGACGAGGCATCGACCTCAGGCTCAG ATGCATGCACAATCATGTCATACAACATCTTGGCGGATAACAATGCACGGAACCATCCTGACCTTTACTTGGACGTCCCTTGGGATGCTTTGAGGTGGGATTCGAGGAGAAGGCTTATTATCCATGAAATTAGGCACTGGGACTCTGATTTAGTGTGTCTTCAG GAGGTGGATAGATTCCGGGAAATTGCTGCAGAAATGAAGAACAGAGGCTATGAATGTAGCTTTAAG GGGCGTACTGGGGATGCTAAAGATGGATGTGCTACCTTTTGGAAGTCAGAACG GTTACGTCTGCTTGAGGAAGATAGTATTGACTTTAGTGAATTCAATCTACGAAATAATGTTGCTCAAGTATTAGTTTTTGAG CTTAACGGAACCCAAAAATTTGTACTCGGGAATATTCATGTTTTGTTTAATCCAAAGCGTGGAGATGTAAAAATGGGACAG GTCCGCATGCTACTGGAGAGGGCAAATGCTCTTGCTGGAAAATGGGATGGAATTCCTATTGTACTTGCTGGTGATTTTAACAGCACACCTGAA AGTGCCATCTACAAGTTCTTGTCGACAATGAAG CTGAACGTTTCTTTGCATGATAGAAGGCAGTTGTCTGGACTGGATAGCTCTGAATTTGGTTTGTATTGTAG TTTACTGAACTATGGATGGAGTGACGAAGAAGTGAGAAATGCGACAGGGTCCTCAAATGTCATGGTCGCTAGCCATCCGTTGAAGCTCTCTAGCTCTTATGCCATGTTAAAG GGAAATTCGAGCAATAGGGGTTATCATGGTGAACCTCTAGCAACGTCATATCACAAGAAGTTTCTTGGGACTGTTGATTATTTGTG GTATACTCCTGGGCTTGAATGCTCCAGAGTTTTGGACACCCTACCTGTGGATGCTTTGAGGAGAACGAGGGGTCTTCCAACCAGG GAGATGGGCAGTGATCATCTGCCCATTGTTGCTGAATTCATCTTCTCGGAACAGATCAGAGATGCATCCGAGCAAGAAGATGAATCCGACCAAGACGAATCTGCACGAGAAGCAAGCACATCAAAACACATATATTTCTCAGACAGTGACAGTTAG